One window of Pelobates fuscus isolate aPelFus1 chromosome 9, aPelFus1.pri, whole genome shotgun sequence genomic DNA carries:
- the AGTR2 gene encoding type-2 angiotensin II receptor: MIYVNSLVLIITRETLHDISLTMFNISNDLTPTASCWNTTHSAYEFDLLPVLYSIIFILGFIGNILVITVLCLQGDVKTVASIYIMNLAVADTLFLTTLPFWATYYSFRLHWMFGKAMCKISSSLVSLNLFASIFFISCMSVDRYLAIVYPLRSQRRTLTQASLVVFAVWSLSIIFSLPTFYFRNTYYIESLGVHACVMDFPKETYATWCVALSLVKICFGFFLPLTTIGTCYMMIALHLKKSKGPIINKQNRDRVLKIVSAIVMTFLICWLPFHLLTFLDALLRMGIIKNCRIEKSVEAAIPISVCLGFSNSCINPLLYCFVGNQFRENFRNVFDFRLSQRLNNQHSTSRKGSDPKVQELSHLKKDTMV, translated from the coding sequence ATGATCTATGTGAACTCCTTGGTGCTTATCATCACCAGAGAAACGCTTCATGATATTTCTTTGACTATGTTTAATATTTCCAATGACCTGACTCCTACAGCTTCGTGCTGGAATACTACGCATTCCGCCTACGAATTTGACTTACTTCCTGTACTCTACTCCATCATTTTTATTCTTGGATTTATTGGGAACATCTTGGTAATAACGGTACTATGTCTTCAAGGGGATGTCAAAACCGTAGCTAGTATCTATATTATGAACCTGGCCGTGGCGGACACATTATTTTTGACAACTTTGCCTTTTTGGGCCACGTACTACTCATTTCGCTTGCACTGGATGTTTGGGAAGGCAATGTGCAAAATTTCCagctctctcgtgtctcttaatTTATTTGCAAGTATATTCTTCATTAGCTGCATGAGTGTGGACAGATACTTGGCAATAGTATACCCACTTCGTTCACAAAGGAGAACATTGACTCAAGCATCTCTTGTGGTATTTGCTGTTTGGAGCCTATCGATAATATTCTCTCTGCCCACTTTTTATTTCCGTAATACATACTATATCGAGAGCCTGGGAGTACATGCATGTGTAATGGATTTTCCTAAAGAAACATATGCAACTTGGTGTGTGGCCCTCTCTTTAGTCAAAATCTGTTTTGGCTTCTTTCTTCCCCTAACCACTATTGGTACATGCTACATGATGATTGCTTTACACCTAAAGAAATCAAAGGGCCCTATAATCAATAAACAAAACAGAGACAGGGTCTTGAAAATTGTGAGTGCAATCGTTATGACGTTTTTAATCTGTTGGCTGCCCTTTCATCTATTGACTTTTTTGGATGCCTTACTGCGAATGGGAATCATTAAGAACTGCAGAATAGAAAAATCAGTGGAGGCGGCAATACCAATCTCTGTATGCTTAGGTTTTTCAAATAGTTGCATTAATCCGCTTCTGTACTGCTTTGTTGGAAACCAGTTCAGAGAGAATTTCAGAAACGTATTTGATTTTAGACTTTCACAGAGATTGAACAATCAGCACAGCACGTCAAGAAAAGGAAGTGATCCAAAAGTACAAGAACTAAGCCACTTGAAAAAAGATACAATGGTATAA